Proteins encoded within one genomic window of Microbacterium soli:
- a CDS encoding PLD nuclease N-terminal domain-containing protein has translation MAVLIWLMVMALMVFALVDIIRRDDAQVKYMPKFVWLLLVILLPFIGSVLWFGIGREYPEGGARFERPVRWTRTAPPVVPSVPVDTRTTEEQIADLDREIQEWRLREEIAKRKRERGESAGGD, from the coding sequence ATGGTGTTCGCGCTCGTGGACATCATCCGTCGTGACGATGCGCAGGTGAAGTACATGCCGAAGTTCGTCTGGCTGCTGCTGGTGATCCTGCTGCCGTTCATCGGCAGTGTGCTGTGGTTCGGGATCGGGCGCGAGTACCCCGAGGGTGGGGCGCGGTTCGAGCGCCCCGTGCGGTGGACGAGGACGGCTCCGCCGGTCGTGCCCTCCGTTCCGGTCGACACCCGCACGACGGAGGAGCAGATCGCCGACCTCGACCGGGAGATCCAGGAGTGGCGGTTGCGTGAGGAGATCGCCAAGCGCAAGCGTGAGCGCGGCGAGTCAGCGGGCGGCGACTGA
- a CDS encoding epimerase gives MTEAAQPGRVVLGGSTGFVGRHLQDAYRARGRELVTVSRSGADLTWSDQRGIDAAVDGAALVIGLAGRSVSCRYTPANRAEILNSRLDTTAALSGAIARATAPPPLWINSSTATIYRHAEDRPMTEAEGELGTGFSVDVARAWEHALFAEELPATRRVALRTAIVLGDGGVLGPLRRLARLGLGGTQLDGRWPVTRARRAAGTAHLPGARGGRQRFSWIHIDDVVGIIDFLEQHPELDGAVNASAPNPVDNVAFMASVRRALGVRFGPPQPRWMLEIGAMGIRTETELILKSRWVLPARLVEAGYVFQHPDLDEAVRASLRSVAAR, from the coding sequence ATGACCGAGGCGGCGCAGCCGGGCCGGGTCGTGCTCGGCGGTTCGACGGGGTTCGTCGGGCGGCACCTGCAGGACGCCTATCGTGCGCGGGGGCGCGAGCTCGTCACGGTCTCCCGCTCCGGTGCCGATCTCACCTGGTCGGATCAGCGCGGCATCGACGCCGCCGTCGACGGTGCAGCCCTGGTGATCGGGCTGGCCGGTCGGAGCGTGAGCTGCCGGTACACACCGGCGAACCGCGCGGAGATCCTCAACTCCCGGCTGGACACCACCGCCGCGTTGAGCGGTGCGATCGCTCGGGCCACCGCGCCTCCCCCGCTGTGGATCAACTCCTCGACGGCGACGATCTACCGCCACGCCGAGGACCGTCCCATGACCGAGGCCGAGGGCGAACTGGGCACCGGTTTCTCCGTGGACGTGGCCAGGGCCTGGGAGCACGCGCTATTCGCCGAGGAGCTGCCCGCCACGCGGCGCGTGGCGCTGCGCACCGCCATCGTGCTGGGGGACGGCGGCGTGCTGGGTCCGCTGCGCAGGCTCGCCCGACTGGGGCTCGGCGGCACGCAGCTCGACGGCCGATGGCCAGTCACGAGGGCCCGGCGCGCGGCGGGCACCGCGCATCTGCCGGGGGCGCGAGGCGGACGCCAGCGCTTCAGCTGGATCCACATCGACGACGTGGTCGGCATCATCGACTTCCTCGAGCAGCACCCCGAGCTCGACGGCGCGGTGAACGCGTCCGCGCCGAACCCCGTCGACAACGTCGCGTTCATGGCATCCGTGCGCCGCGCTCTCGGCGTGCGCTTCGGCCCGCCGCAGCCGCGATGGATGCTGGAGATCGGCGCCATGGGCATCCGCACCGAGACCGAGCTGATCCTCAAGAGCCGATGGGTGCTGCCGGCCAGACTCGTCGAGGCGGGGTACGTCTTCCAGCACCCCGATCTGGATGAGGCCGTGCGGGCGTCGCTGCGCTCAGTCGCCGCCCGCTGA
- a CDS encoding DUF4166 domain-containing protein, whose product MEHVPQSPYLRALGEHRAQLHPSLRTYFSAIPRGRIGVGEGVFERVGTPRRWLWPLLRMLQRHGVVHAGWHHDVPFTVYNRTVAGKAVGVRILHLPDGDWTMKDAVSARPRGRVLDQLGEPTTLAVSFEASTDGGALTLRSSAVGIRLGWMRVTLPWFIAPIVRLRESAEKPAGRQRVALTVDMPLLGRLYEYEGTFTYRIEEDVR is encoded by the coding sequence ATGGAACACGTGCCGCAGTCCCCGTATCTGCGGGCACTGGGCGAGCATCGTGCGCAGCTGCATCCGTCACTGCGCACGTACTTCTCCGCGATCCCCCGCGGCAGGATCGGCGTCGGCGAAGGGGTGTTCGAGCGCGTGGGCACCCCGCGCCGCTGGCTGTGGCCACTGCTGCGGATGCTGCAGAGGCACGGCGTCGTGCACGCCGGCTGGCATCACGACGTCCCCTTCACCGTGTACAACCGCACGGTGGCGGGCAAGGCCGTGGGGGTGCGCATCCTGCACCTGCCTGACGGCGACTGGACCATGAAGGACGCCGTGAGCGCCCGTCCGCGCGGGCGAGTGCTGGATCAGCTGGGTGAGCCCACCACGCTGGCCGTCTCGTTCGAGGCGTCCACGGACGGCGGCGCGCTCACGCTGCGCAGCTCGGCCGTGGGCATCCGGCTCGGCTGGATGCGCGTGACGCTCCCGTGGTTCATCGCCCCGATCGTGCGGCTGCGGGAGAGCGCCGAGAAGCCCGCCGGCCGCCAACGCGTCGCACTGACCGTCGACATGCCGCTCCTCGGCAGACTGTACGAGTACGAGGGCACCTTCACGTACCGCATCGAGGAGGACGTGCGATGA
- a CDS encoding NYN domain-containing protein: MADSTGRVAVYLDFDNVVLSWYDRVHGRNAYGKDRQRIAEDPHDKEVAERLKQAMIEVGAIIDYASSYGTLVLTRAYADWSSPVNAEYRSQLVARAVDLVQLFPAAAYAKNGADIRLAVDAVEDMFRLPDLTHVVVVAGDSDYVPLAQRCKRLGRYVIGVGVAGSTAKSLAAACDEFASYDSLPGVQRPQKEAVGAEKDGKSRASQKPAATRKAKAAAKADEQGEATLLLERALQLGHDKSDADEWLHASAVKTQMRRMDPSFSEKALGFRSFNDFLRSREDIAELSESGHERLVRLRER, encoded by the coding sequence ATGGCCGACAGCACCGGACGCGTCGCGGTCTACCTCGACTTCGACAACGTCGTCCTGTCCTGGTACGACCGTGTGCACGGTCGTAACGCCTACGGCAAGGACCGTCAGCGGATCGCGGAGGACCCGCATGACAAGGAGGTCGCCGAGCGGTTGAAGCAGGCGATGATCGAAGTCGGCGCGATCATCGACTACGCCTCCTCGTACGGCACCCTCGTGCTCACGCGTGCCTATGCCGACTGGTCCTCGCCGGTCAACGCCGAGTACCGCTCGCAGCTCGTGGCGCGCGCCGTCGATCTCGTGCAGCTGTTCCCCGCTGCGGCGTACGCGAAGAACGGCGCCGACATCCGATTGGCCGTGGACGCCGTCGAGGACATGTTCCGCCTGCCCGACCTCACACATGTCGTCGTCGTGGCCGGGGACAGCGACTACGTGCCGCTCGCACAGCGCTGCAAGCGGCTGGGACGCTACGTCATCGGCGTCGGTGTGGCCGGGTCCACCGCGAAGTCGCTGGCCGCCGCATGCGACGAGTTCGCCAGCTACGACTCGCTGCCGGGTGTGCAGCGTCCGCAGAAGGAGGCCGTCGGCGCGGAGAAGGACGGCAAGAGCCGGGCCTCCCAGAAGCCCGCCGCCACGCGCAAGGCCAAGGCCGCGGCCAAGGCCGACGAGCAGGGCGAGGCCACGCTCCTGCTGGAGCGGGCGCTGCAGCTCGGGCACGACAAGTCGGATGCCGATGAGTGGCTGCACGCCTCGGCGGTGAAGACGCAGATGCGCCGCATGGACCCGTCTTTCAGCGAGAAAGCGCTCGGATTCCGGTCCTTCAACGACTTCCTGCGCTCCCGGGAGGACATCGCCGAGCTCTCGGAGAGCGGCCACGAGCGGCTCGTCCGTCTGCGTGAGCGCTGA
- a CDS encoding Gfo/Idh/MocA family oxidoreductase: MTGLRWGILATGGIAASFASDLRTAGLDLVAVGSRSQESAAAFAARFDISRVHSSYEALVSDPDIDIVYVATPHPMHHANARLALEHGKHVLVEKAFTINRAQAEDLQHLAAERGLLAMEAMWTRYLPHMVRLREIIAAGTLGEIRAVTADHTQRISADPAHRLNAIELGGGALLDLGVYPISFMWDVLGEPTTITATARLIETGADAEVATIMTHSGGAISTSLSSSRVAGPNTAAVIGTEARIELDRVWYTPTSFRVIASDGTVLEEYRSQVEGRGMQYQALAAEAAVTRGDPAGGGLALPIAESVAIMGTLDEIRRQVGVVYPEER; encoded by the coding sequence ATGACCGGTCTTCGTTGGGGAATCCTCGCCACCGGCGGCATCGCCGCCTCCTTCGCATCCGACCTGCGCACTGCGGGCCTGGACCTGGTGGCGGTGGGCTCGCGCAGTCAGGAATCGGCCGCCGCGTTCGCCGCCCGGTTCGACATCTCCAGGGTCCACTCCTCGTATGAGGCGCTGGTCTCCGACCCTGACATCGACATCGTCTACGTCGCCACACCCCACCCGATGCACCACGCGAACGCGCGCCTGGCTCTGGAGCACGGCAAGCACGTCCTCGTCGAGAAGGCGTTCACGATCAACCGCGCCCAGGCGGAGGATCTGCAGCACCTCGCCGCGGAGAGGGGCCTGCTCGCCATGGAGGCGATGTGGACGAGGTATCTGCCGCACATGGTGCGGCTGCGCGAGATCATCGCCGCCGGCACGCTCGGGGAGATCCGCGCGGTGACCGCCGATCACACCCAGCGGATCTCCGCCGACCCCGCGCACCGGCTCAACGCCATCGAGCTCGGCGGCGGCGCACTGCTGGACCTCGGGGTCTACCCGATCTCGTTCATGTGGGACGTGCTGGGCGAGCCGACCACGATCACGGCGACCGCCCGCCTCATCGAGACAGGAGCGGATGCCGAGGTCGCGACGATCATGACCCACTCCGGCGGCGCGATCTCCACGAGTCTGTCCTCCTCGCGCGTGGCAGGCCCCAACACGGCGGCCGTGATCGGCACGGAGGCGAGGATCGAGCTCGACCGGGTCTGGTACACGCCGACGTCCTTCCGCGTCATCGCCTCGGACGGCACGGTCCTGGAGGAGTACCGGTCGCAGGTCGAGGGCCGCGGCATGCAGTACCAGGCCCTCGCCGCCGAAGCCGCCGTCACCCGGGGCGACCCGGCAGGAGGCGGGCTGGCACTGCCGATCGCCGAGTCCGTCGCCATCATGGGAACGCTCGATGAGATCCGCCGTCAGGTCGGCGTCGTCTACCCGGAGGAGCGTTGA
- a CDS encoding NADP-dependent oxidoreductase gives MARAIVHSELGAPDVLRLVEVPDPVAGPGEVVVRIEAAGVNPIDVKQRAGIRPLPPITEPRRVGFDGAGTITAVGEGVSGFAVGERVAIGDTRGTYATALAARVEDVTRLLDGVTAAEGAALSIPVGTAYQSLRSLGVRSGDTLLVHAGSGAVGQAAVQFAVLWGATVIATTGPARHERLRALGAVPVAYGDGLADRVRAAAPNGVTVALDCAGTDEAIRTSLELVPDRARIATIVRGPDAADFGIQAYSGGSPTPLSPQQLAWRREAVGVAINLIAAGDFQIELGPRLPLSEAARAHELIEQRASSGKIILVP, from the coding sequence ATGGCTCGCGCGATCGTCCACTCAGAACTCGGCGCCCCTGACGTCCTCCGCCTGGTGGAGGTCCCCGACCCGGTCGCAGGACCCGGGGAGGTGGTCGTCCGGATCGAGGCCGCCGGGGTCAACCCCATCGATGTGAAGCAGCGCGCCGGCATCCGTCCGCTGCCTCCGATCACCGAGCCCCGCCGGGTCGGCTTCGACGGCGCGGGGACGATCACCGCCGTCGGAGAGGGTGTAAGCGGGTTCGCGGTCGGCGAGCGCGTCGCCATCGGCGACACCCGGGGCACGTACGCGACGGCGCTGGCCGCCCGGGTCGAGGACGTCACCCGGCTGCTGGATGGCGTGACCGCCGCGGAGGGCGCCGCCCTGAGCATCCCCGTCGGCACGGCGTACCAGTCGCTGCGCTCACTGGGCGTCCGCAGCGGGGACACGCTGCTCGTGCACGCCGGTTCCGGAGCGGTCGGGCAGGCCGCCGTGCAGTTCGCGGTGCTGTGGGGCGCCACGGTCATCGCGACGACCGGCCCCGCGCGACACGAGCGTCTGCGCGCACTGGGCGCCGTGCCCGTCGCGTACGGCGACGGACTGGCCGACCGCGTGCGCGCGGCGGCGCCGAACGGCGTCACGGTCGCGCTGGACTGCGCGGGCACCGACGAGGCCATCCGCACCTCCCTCGAGCTGGTCCCCGACCGCGCGCGCATCGCGACGATCGTCCGCGGCCCGGATGCCGCTGACTTCGGCATCCAGGCGTACTCCGGAGGCAGCCCGACCCCGCTCTCCCCACAGCAGCTGGCCTGGCGTCGCGAGGCGGTGGGCGTGGCGATCAACCTCATCGCCGCCGGGGACTTCCAGATCGAGCTCGGCCCCCGGCTGCCGCTGTCCGAGGCGGCACGCGCGCACGAGCTCATCGAGCAGCGCGCCTCCTCCGGCAAGATCATCCTGGTCCCCTGA
- the hrpA gene encoding ATP-dependent RNA helicase HrpA, with amino-acid sequence MSSPVISYPPELPVSAARDEIADAIRDHQVVIVAGATGSGKTTQLPKICLELGRERIAHTQPRRLAARTIAERVAEELGAELGGLVGYKVRFTDQVSDATRIALMTDGILLNEIHHDRQLARYDTIIIDEAHERSLNVDFLLGYLRRILPERPDLKVIITSATIDPASFAKHFASADGEPAPIIEVSGRTYPVEIRYRPPMDDADADTAAGPDDEVTAIVAALRELDREAPGDVLVFLPGEAEIRDAAEAVRAAYRSRTSPVEVLPLYGRLSAAEQHRVFERSKVAGLRRRVVLATNVAETSLTVPGIKYVIDTGTARISRYSARSKVQRLPIEAVSQASANQRSGRAGRTSDGIAIRLYGEDDYERRPEFTEPEILRTSLASVVLQMLSLGFGDISEYPFLTPPDSRGVRAALDLLTEIGAVETARGAQPRLTRIGREISRMPMDPRFARMLVEAARTNTGSGVLRDVLAIVAGLSIQDVRERPSADAPPSVRDEADRMHARFIDPTSDFLTLLNLWRHLREKQKELGSSAFRRLCRSEHLNYVRVREWFDVHRQLKRLVHVPRRAADAGDATGSETDPDAVHRAILAGLLSQIGVLDERTAATGASRGTPKKGEKRRIAEYRGARGIRFSIFPGSGLRRKAPQAVMAAEIVETSRTYARTVAAIDPAWAEALAGDLAKRQVAEPHWSKDAGAAVAYEKVTLFGVEIIPRRRVQFARIDRAGARELFVRHALVEGEWDPSRIDKRVGAFWRANAELRRRLEKLEERERRRDILAGDETVFAFYDERIPHEVFDVRSFEKWWRDALQQTPKLLVMRESDLVADEDRADQSEFPTRWTQGDQVLGLAYRFEPGAEDDGVSAVLPLALLQQIRDTGFDWQVPGLRDELITALLRALPKAIRRHVVPAADWAAKLGEQLAEDGPEKHAGVPEHTLKESLARLIQPLANQPVSAADFDDARVPGHLLMNFRAVDERGRVVGSDRDLAALQQRLSDRSRRSVARTITRPNTPTARARRPDAAAVAAASSRGPIERDGLTEWSFGDLPDVLDTKVAGGVVRGYPAIVDRGATVSIRLEATADAAASATRDGVLRLVLLNVPSPASYVQNHLTAAEKLALAASPYQNVATLIEDARMAVARRLIEAEAPGGAIRGEAEFRRVRDAVNAALVDALFSCVSLIAVILTKGRAVERGIRSQSSLALLGPLNDIRSQLSALIRPGFISATGAERLAHLPRYLDGMLERLKTLANDPGRDRTRMTEFERMAKAFADAGGTVPLDAGATAPLVEARWMLEEYRISLFAQRLGTAQPVSPQRIMKVLAAQ; translated from the coding sequence ATGTCATCGCCCGTGATCTCCTACCCTCCCGAGCTGCCCGTCAGCGCGGCGCGGGATGAGATCGCCGACGCCATCCGCGATCACCAGGTCGTCATCGTCGCCGGCGCCACGGGGTCGGGCAAGACCACCCAGCTGCCCAAGATCTGCCTGGAGCTGGGTCGCGAGCGCATCGCGCACACGCAGCCGAGGCGCTTGGCCGCGCGCACGATCGCCGAGCGCGTCGCCGAGGAGCTGGGGGCGGAGCTCGGCGGCCTCGTCGGCTACAAGGTGCGCTTCACCGACCAGGTGTCGGATGCCACCCGCATCGCCCTCATGACCGATGGCATCCTACTCAACGAGATCCACCACGACCGGCAGCTGGCGCGCTACGACACGATCATCATCGACGAGGCCCACGAGCGCTCGCTGAACGTCGACTTCCTGCTGGGCTACCTGCGCCGCATCCTCCCCGAGCGCCCCGACCTGAAGGTGATCATCACCTCGGCGACCATCGACCCCGCCAGCTTCGCGAAGCACTTCGCCTCGGCGGACGGCGAGCCCGCGCCGATCATCGAGGTGTCCGGTCGCACCTATCCCGTGGAGATCCGATACCGACCCCCGATGGACGATGCCGATGCCGACACCGCCGCCGGACCCGATGACGAGGTCACCGCCATCGTCGCGGCGCTGCGGGAGCTGGACCGCGAGGCTCCCGGCGACGTGCTGGTCTTCCTGCCCGGCGAGGCCGAGATCCGGGATGCGGCCGAGGCCGTCCGCGCCGCCTACCGCTCTCGGACCTCGCCCGTCGAGGTCCTGCCGCTGTACGGGCGACTGTCGGCCGCCGAGCAGCACCGGGTGTTCGAGCGTTCGAAGGTCGCAGGGCTGCGCCGTCGCGTGGTGCTGGCCACCAACGTCGCCGAGACGAGCCTGACCGTGCCCGGCATCAAGTACGTGATCGACACGGGCACCGCGCGCATCTCGCGGTACAGCGCCCGCTCCAAGGTGCAGCGCCTGCCCATCGAGGCCGTCTCGCAGGCCTCCGCGAATCAGCGCTCGGGCCGTGCCGGACGCACGAGCGACGGCATCGCCATCCGGCTGTACGGCGAGGACGACTACGAGCGGCGGCCGGAGTTCACCGAGCCCGAGATCCTGCGCACGTCGCTGGCATCCGTCGTGCTGCAGATGCTCTCCCTCGGCTTCGGCGACATCTCCGAGTACCCCTTCCTCACCCCGCCGGATTCGCGCGGCGTGCGCGCCGCCCTCGACCTGCTCACCGAGATCGGTGCGGTCGAGACCGCCCGCGGAGCGCAGCCACGGCTCACGCGCATCGGCCGCGAGATCTCACGGATGCCGATGGATCCGCGGTTCGCCCGGATGCTCGTCGAGGCCGCCCGGACGAACACCGGATCGGGTGTCCTGCGCGACGTGCTCGCGATCGTCGCGGGCCTGTCCATCCAGGACGTGCGCGAGCGCCCGTCGGCCGATGCGCCGCCGTCGGTGCGCGATGAGGCCGACCGCATGCACGCGCGCTTCATCGACCCGACCAGCGACTTCCTCACACTGCTGAACCTGTGGCGGCACCTGCGCGAGAAGCAGAAGGAGCTGGGCTCCAGCGCGTTCCGGCGGCTGTGCCGCAGCGAGCACCTGAACTACGTGCGCGTGCGCGAGTGGTTCGACGTGCACCGCCAGCTCAAGCGGCTGGTGCACGTGCCCCGGCGCGCGGCGGATGCCGGTGACGCGACCGGCTCGGAGACCGACCCGGATGCCGTCCACCGCGCCATCCTGGCCGGACTCCTCTCCCAGATCGGCGTGCTCGACGAGCGCACCGCGGCAACCGGGGCGAGCCGGGGCACGCCGAAGAAGGGCGAGAAGCGCCGCATCGCCGAGTACCGCGGCGCCCGCGGCATCCGCTTCTCGATCTTCCCTGGGTCCGGGCTGCGCAGGAAGGCGCCGCAGGCGGTCATGGCCGCCGAGATCGTCGAGACCTCGCGCACCTACGCGCGCACGGTGGCGGCCATCGACCCGGCCTGGGCGGAGGCGCTGGCGGGCGACCTCGCCAAACGACAGGTCGCCGAGCCGCACTGGTCGAAGGACGCCGGCGCCGCAGTCGCCTACGAGAAGGTGACGCTGTTCGGCGTCGAGATCATCCCCCGCCGCCGCGTGCAGTTCGCCCGCATCGACCGGGCGGGCGCGCGTGAACTGTTCGTGCGGCACGCGCTGGTCGAGGGCGAGTGGGATCCGTCGCGCATCGACAAGAGGGTCGGCGCCTTCTGGCGCGCCAACGCCGAGCTGCGGCGCCGCCTGGAGAAGCTCGAGGAGCGCGAGCGCCGCCGCGACATCCTCGCCGGCGACGAGACGGTCTTCGCGTTCTACGACGAGCGCATCCCGCACGAGGTGTTCGACGTGCGATCGTTCGAGAAGTGGTGGCGCGATGCGCTGCAGCAGACGCCGAAGCTGCTGGTCATGCGCGAGAGCGACCTCGTCGCCGATGAGGACCGCGCCGACCAGTCGGAGTTCCCCACCCGCTGGACGCAGGGCGACCAGGTGCTGGGCCTCGCCTACCGCTTCGAACCGGGGGCCGAGGACGACGGGGTGAGCGCGGTCCTCCCGCTGGCGCTGCTGCAGCAGATCCGCGACACCGGCTTCGACTGGCAGGTCCCCGGGCTGCGCGATGAACTCATCACGGCCCTGCTGCGCGCTCTCCCCAAGGCCATCCGCCGGCACGTCGTCCCCGCAGCGGACTGGGCCGCGAAGCTCGGGGAGCAGCTCGCCGAGGACGGCCCGGAGAAGCATGCCGGCGTCCCGGAGCACACCCTGAAGGAGTCCTTGGCCCGCCTCATCCAGCCGCTGGCCAATCAGCCGGTCTCCGCCGCCGACTTCGACGACGCACGAGTCCCCGGCCATCTGCTGATGAACTTCCGCGCCGTCGACGAGCGCGGGCGCGTGGTCGGCTCGGACCGGGATCTCGCAGCGCTCCAGCAGCGCCTGTCGGACCGTTCGCGGCGAAGTGTGGCGCGAACGATCACGCGCCCGAACACCCCCACCGCACGGGCCCGCCGGCCGGACGCCGCAGCCGTCGCCGCCGCATCCTCTCGCGGCCCGATCGAGCGCGACGGTCTGACCGAGTGGAGCTTCGGTGATCTTCCCGACGTGCTCGACACGAAGGTCGCCGGCGGCGTGGTGCGCGGCTACCCGGCGATCGTCGACCGTGGGGCGACGGTATCGATCCGGCTGGAGGCGACGGCGGATGCCGCGGCGTCCGCCACCCGTGACGGGGTGCTGCGCCTCGTACTGCTGAACGTGCCCTCCCCGGCCTCGTATGTGCAGAACCACCTCACCGCGGCGGAGAAGCTGGCATTGGCGGCCTCGCCGTACCAGAATGTCGCGACGCTGATCGAGGACGCCCGCATGGCCGTGGCACGGCGTCTGATCGAGGCCGAGGCGCCCGGCGGAGCGATCCGCGGCGAGGCCGAGTTCCGCCGCGTGCGGGACGCCGTCAACGCCGCTCTCGTGGATGCGCTGTTCTCCTGCGTCTCGCTCATCGCCGTCATCCTCACGAAGGGCCGCGCCGTGGAGCGCGGCATCAGGTCGCAGAGCTCGCTCGCTCTGCTGGGCCCGCTGAACGACATCCGCTCCCAGCTGTCCGCCCTCATCCGCCCCGGTTTCATCTCCGCGACGGGGGCGGAGCGTCTGGCGCATCTGCCCCGATACCTGGACGGCATGCTGGAGAGGCTGAAGACGCTCGCGAACGACCCCGGCAGGGACCGCACGAGGATGACCGAGTTCGAACGGATGGCGAAGGCGTTCGCCGACGCGGGCGGCACGGTCCCGCTGGACGCCGGTGCCACCGCGCCCCTCGTCGAGGCGCGATGGATGCTCGAGGAGTACCGCATCAGCCTGTTCGCACAGCGCCTGGGCACCGCGCAGCCGGTGTCGCCGCAGCGGATCATGAAGGTGCTCGCCGCGCAGTGA